The Kitasatospora setae KM-6054 genome contains a region encoding:
- a CDS encoding cucumopine synthase-related protein has product MSALPELRELIASFVSEEPPEIRRIRTGTVPDLPGSYGQYFTAWDFSNSIVRDYAMNLYQLTRLATDESVSVENLLTVFRTLDPIYSTFLGYNGFPVLAEYAQRVGQPAESRAELLDRLTTFTEYVNRLTAWSHHYFPWDLGGERYRYAAEEVAAQAAEAAAASPSVDSVDSLGDPSQRIPVRLTWQPLGVQVDAEIYADLNPQLATDVLKALPFTVLQDHAVVSGESMYAWAPLVSVAPTPVRERICDAPVGRLRFSQATGNKVIVQYGPTTETLSSPVLGKVVDSHADRLAEVGKAVWESTFSSKEPVWLTVERL; this is encoded by the coding sequence ATGTCCGCACTTCCAGAACTCCGCGAGCTGATCGCGAGCTTCGTCTCCGAGGAGCCGCCGGAGATCCGGCGGATACGCACGGGAACCGTTCCCGATCTGCCCGGGTCGTACGGCCAGTACTTCACCGCCTGGGACTTCTCGAACAGCATCGTCCGCGACTACGCGATGAACCTCTACCAGCTGACGAGGCTGGCGACCGACGAGAGCGTCTCCGTGGAGAACCTGCTGACGGTCTTCCGCACGCTGGACCCGATCTACAGCACCTTCCTCGGCTACAACGGGTTCCCGGTCCTGGCGGAGTACGCCCAGCGGGTCGGGCAGCCCGCGGAGAGCCGCGCCGAGCTGCTGGACCGGCTGACCACGTTCACCGAGTACGTCAACCGGCTCACCGCCTGGTCGCACCACTACTTCCCGTGGGACCTGGGCGGCGAGCGCTACCGCTACGCCGCCGAGGAGGTGGCGGCGCAGGCCGCGGAGGCCGCGGCGGCCTCCCCCTCGGTGGACTCGGTGGACTCCCTCGGGGACCCGTCCCAGCGGATCCCGGTCCGGCTCACCTGGCAGCCGCTCGGGGTGCAGGTCGACGCCGAGATCTACGCCGACCTCAACCCGCAGCTCGCCACGGACGTCCTCAAGGCCCTGCCGTTCACGGTGCTGCAGGACCACGCGGTGGTCAGCGGCGAGTCCATGTACGCCTGGGCCCCCCTGGTGAGCGTGGCGCCGACGCCGGTGCGCGAGCGGATCTGCGACGCGCCGGTCGGCCGGCTGAGGTTCAGCCAGGCGACCGGCAACAAGGTCATCGTCCAGTACGGGCCGACCACGGAGACGCTCAGCAGTCCCGTCCTCGGCAAGGTGGTCGACAGCCACGCGGACCGGCTCGCCGAGGTCGGCAAGGCCGTGTGGGAGAGCACGTTCAGTTCCAAGGAGCCCGTCTGGCTCACGGTGGAACGCCTCTGA
- a CDS encoding NAD(P)/FAD-dependent oxidoreductase: protein MGAGVIGACLAFSLAQRGMRVHCVERAEPGGLTTDVSFARLSAVQQPTYPRFELSHTGMIEHARFAEQFYSAPWWHPTESLAWDDEEGGAGPSFADVVRRLDSWGYRTAWSDAARVNRDREPGVAFPDPGTPVVRFPDEAWVDGPKLVSEMLAAAGATGRLTLWNGAVDAVEVRGGEVRALRLEAGDRIEVDAVVNAAGPGTPAVAATLGTAPLEGFATRSSLVIDLVTDGDPVRHVLRGAQAHVRSAGPGRVRVRSDQVDARLPDGLRSDPDDALVKDLLERAYRTVPALESAAVERVRVGTAVFPADGFPSLGALSAVSGYYEAFANSGITLAPFIGRTLTTRIATGETHPMWAHCSPDRLRAAR, encoded by the coding sequence GTGGGAGCGGGCGTCATCGGCGCCTGCCTCGCTTTCAGTCTTGCCCAGCGCGGGATGCGGGTGCACTGCGTGGAACGGGCCGAACCCGGCGGCCTGACCACCGACGTCAGCTTCGCGCGGCTGAGCGCGGTCCAGCAGCCGACGTACCCGAGGTTCGAACTGAGCCACACCGGAATGATCGAACACGCCCGGTTCGCCGAGCAGTTCTACTCGGCCCCCTGGTGGCATCCCACCGAGAGCCTCGCCTGGGACGACGAGGAGGGCGGCGCCGGCCCGTCCTTCGCGGACGTGGTCCGCCGCCTCGACTCCTGGGGCTACCGGACGGCATGGTCCGACGCGGCCCGGGTGAACCGCGACCGGGAGCCGGGGGTCGCCTTCCCGGACCCCGGGACACCGGTCGTCCGGTTCCCGGACGAGGCCTGGGTCGACGGGCCGAAGCTGGTCTCCGAGATGCTGGCGGCCGCCGGGGCCACCGGGCGGCTGACGCTGTGGAACGGCGCGGTCGACGCCGTCGAGGTCCGCGGCGGCGAGGTGCGGGCGCTGCGCCTGGAGGCGGGTGACCGCATCGAGGTCGACGCCGTGGTCAACGCCGCCGGCCCGGGGACGCCCGCGGTGGCCGCGACGCTCGGCACCGCCCCCCTCGAAGGCTTCGCGACGCGCAGCAGCCTGGTGATCGACCTGGTCACCGACGGCGATCCGGTGCGGCACGTGCTGCGCGGCGCGCAGGCCCACGTCCGGTCGGCGGGGCCGGGGCGGGTGCGGGTGCGCTCCGACCAGGTCGACGCCCGGCTGCCGGACGGGCTGCGCTCCGACCCCGACGACGCGCTCGTCAAGGACCTGCTGGAGCGCGCGTACCGCACGGTTCCCGCGCTCGAGTCGGCCGCGGTGGAGCGGGTGCGCGTCGGTACCGCCGTGTTCCCCGCGGACGGCTTCCCCAGCCTCGGCGCGCTGTCCGCCGTCTCCGGCTACTACGAGGCCTTCGCCAACAGCGGCATCACCCTCGCCCCGTTCATCGGGCGGACCCTGACCACCCGCATCGCCACCGGGGAGACCCATCCGATGTGGGCCCACTGCTCCCCCGACCGGCTGCGGGCGGCGCGCTGA
- a CDS encoding 3-deoxy-7-phosphoheptulonate synthase: MTISDLLVSWRDAPAEHQPVRPDRAALADVPARPSDAPG; encoded by the coding sequence ATGACGATTTCCGACCTGCTCGTCTCCTGGCGCGACGCTCCGGCGGAGCATCAGCCGGTCCGGCCGGACCGCGCCGCCCTGGCGGACGTGCCGGCCCGGCCGTCGGACGCCCCCGGCTGA
- a CDS encoding anthranilate synthase component I family protein has translation MTELLDVTVTAISVETTARALEVRAELCRILGPEEVFLLDDLHPDRSHAGTGTVVGFGRLAEISVTGDRVTVRGSGPVADLLRARCGRTTTDPWAMLRRVTALFRVHTDVRGFSFGFLTTVGYDAAAYMEELPPRQVEPDVPDLTLTLFQDTLWFGRQDGPPVLLRASGPGLPEPLPLGLLRGIPDADLPVPDAPAPLEVRDTVDRETFLGWVERCLDRIRVGDIYQIQVGHRIDVRSALTPEEVYRRLSARNPSPYMYLLTQSGTTLVGASPELLFRLDDGLITMRPIAGTTRRDPTGADNARRVAELRADVKERAEHVMLVDLSRNDVGRVCRPGTLAVTDLMKVEEFSHVFHLVSTVTGTLDAGRDVWDVLCATFPAGTMTGAPKLRAMEIIDEIEIERRGLYAGAVGLVDVRGWAEFALCIRTVTHREPSPGDHRYATQSCAGVVALSEPKREWDETLAKMGAAHWALTGKELA, from the coding sequence ATGACGGAATTACTCGACGTCACCGTGACCGCGATTTCCGTGGAGACGACCGCGAGAGCGCTGGAAGTTCGTGCCGAATTGTGTCGGATCCTCGGCCCGGAGGAGGTCTTCCTGCTCGACGACCTGCACCCGGACCGGTCCCACGCGGGCACCGGCACCGTGGTGGGCTTCGGCCGGCTCGCCGAGATCTCGGTGACCGGGGACCGGGTCACCGTGCGCGGCAGCGGCCCGGTCGCCGACCTGCTGCGGGCCCGCTGCGGCCGGACGACGACCGACCCCTGGGCCATGCTCCGCCGGGTCACGGCCCTGTTCCGGGTGCACACCGACGTCCGCGGATTCTCCTTCGGCTTCCTCACCACGGTCGGCTACGACGCGGCCGCGTACATGGAGGAGCTGCCGCCGCGGCAGGTCGAACCCGACGTGCCGGACCTGACCCTGACCCTCTTCCAGGACACCCTGTGGTTCGGCCGCCAGGACGGCCCGCCGGTGCTGCTCCGCGCCAGCGGCCCCGGACTGCCCGAGCCGCTGCCGCTCGGGCTGCTGCGCGGCATCCCCGACGCCGACCTCCCGGTGCCGGACGCCCCCGCCCCGCTGGAGGTGCGCGACACCGTCGACCGGGAGACGTTCCTGGGCTGGGTCGAACGCTGCCTGGACCGCATCCGGGTCGGGGACATCTACCAGATCCAGGTCGGCCACCGGATCGACGTCCGCAGCGCACTGACGCCGGAGGAGGTGTACCGGCGCCTGAGCGCCCGCAACCCGTCGCCGTACATGTACCTGCTCACCCAGTCCGGCACGACGCTCGTCGGCGCGAGCCCGGAACTGCTGTTCCGGCTGGACGACGGCCTGATCACCATGCGGCCGATCGCCGGGACGACGCGCCGCGACCCGACCGGCGCCGACAACGCGCGGCGGGTCGCCGAGCTGAGGGCCGACGTCAAGGAACGGGCGGAGCACGTGATGCTCGTCGACCTGAGCCGCAACGACGTCGGCCGGGTCTGCCGGCCCGGCACCCTCGCGGTGACCGACCTGATGAAGGTCGAGGAGTTCTCCCACGTGTTCCACCTGGTGTCCACCGTGACCGGCACCCTGGACGCGGGCCGGGACGTCTGGGACGTGCTGTGCGCGACGTTCCCCGCCGGCACCATGACGGGGGCGCCGAAGCTGCGCGCGATGGAGATCATCGACGAGATCGAGATCGAGCGCCGCGGCCTCTACGCGGGCGCCGTCGGCCTGGTGGACGTCCGGGGGTGGGCCGAGTTCGCCCTCTGCATCCGGACCGTCACGCACCGCGAGCCCTCCCCGGGGGACCACCGGTACGCCACCCAGAGCTGCGCGGGAGTGGTCGCCCTGTCCGAGCCGAAGCGGGAGTGGGACGAGACCCTGGCCAAGATGGGGGCCGCCCACTGGGCGCTCACCGGGAAGGAGCTGGCATGA
- a CDS encoding anthranilate synthase component II codes for MRVLVVDALDSFVHIIDQYLRELGAETEVVRSGTRTARELSGWRPDAVVLGPGPGHPADSGHVELVRHFAGDVPLLGVCLGHQAIALAFGGQVRLADHLMHGRTSEIDHDGLGVFAGLPARHTVTRYHSIVVADPLPAELVCTARSTDDGYPMGLRHRDLPVEGVQFHPESITTGAGLTMLENFLAGVRTPVAR; via the coding sequence ATGAGAGTGCTGGTGGTGGACGCGCTGGACAGCTTCGTCCACATCATCGACCAGTACCTGCGCGAACTCGGGGCGGAGACCGAGGTGGTCCGCTCCGGTACGCGCACCGCGCGGGAACTGTCCGGGTGGCGGCCGGACGCCGTGGTCCTGGGGCCCGGGCCCGGCCACCCCGCCGACTCCGGCCACGTGGAGCTGGTCCGGCACTTCGCCGGCGACGTCCCGCTGCTCGGCGTGTGCCTCGGGCACCAGGCCATCGCGCTGGCCTTCGGCGGCCAGGTGCGACTCGCGGACCACCTCATGCACGGGCGCACCAGCGAGATCGACCACGACGGCCTGGGCGTGTTCGCGGGCCTGCCGGCCCGGCACACGGTCACCCGCTACCACTCGATCGTCGTGGCCGATCCGCTGCCGGCCGAGCTCGTCTGCACGGCGCGGTCCACCGACGACGGCTACCCGATGGGCCTGCGCCACCGCGACCTTCCGGTCGAGGGCGTGCAGTTCCACCCGGAGAGCATCACCACCGGCGCCGGCCTCACGATGCTGGAGAACTTCCTGGCCGGCGTCAGGACCCCGGTCGCCCGGTGA
- a CDS encoding aminotransferase-like domain-containing protein codes for MLPISINRKLPRSITTQIQETIRERIADGTLHPGVRLPSSRDLAEDLGVSRSVVVQAYEQLAAGGYLRSTQGSGTRVATHLPDPDRDPAAPALAPKARYDLRVDATNSTLFPSREWLRAYEYVGQSIGGAGPQRYPLGDPVLRKELAAYLGRSRGVLTTTADLTVTADFDHTVDVVCHILHDLGVDHIAVENPGAPWQIRIAKRAGLRISGIPVDGDGVNVEALARSGARAVLVTPVSQVPTGAVLSPERREALLSWAADVDGWVIEYDRDGHLWFGAGGGPLALQRRRPERVVYIGTTGAMFGPCVPLGWVAAPDTVADRLRRIPLGVPDPLTQLTFAHFIASGMLDQHIRDVRTLLRARRAALRDAVEERLPGARMTGEPTGIHAYVQLPEGVDDARLAALARARSVIVHPGRHFHFGHRPPSSGVAIGYGAVRRSLIPDAVGVLARSLGEVTGRPGS; via the coding sequence ATGCTACCGATATCCATCAACCGGAAGTTACCGCGCTCGATCACCACGCAGATCCAGGAGACCATCCGCGAACGGATAGCGGACGGAACCCTGCATCCGGGTGTCCGGCTGCCGTCGAGCCGGGACCTCGCCGAGGACCTCGGGGTCTCGCGCAGCGTCGTGGTCCAGGCCTACGAGCAGTTGGCCGCCGGAGGGTACCTGCGGTCCACCCAGGGGTCGGGGACCAGGGTGGCGACCCACCTGCCGGACCCCGACCGGGACCCGGCCGCACCGGCCCTGGCCCCGAAGGCCCGGTACGACCTGCGGGTCGACGCGACGAACTCGACGCTGTTCCCGTCCCGCGAGTGGCTGCGGGCCTACGAGTACGTGGGGCAGTCGATCGGCGGGGCGGGCCCGCAGCGGTACCCGCTCGGCGACCCGGTGCTCCGGAAGGAGCTCGCGGCGTACCTCGGCCGCTCGCGGGGGGTCCTGACGACCACCGCCGACCTCACCGTCACCGCGGACTTCGACCACACCGTCGACGTCGTCTGCCACATCCTGCACGACCTCGGTGTCGACCACATCGCCGTGGAGAACCCGGGCGCGCCCTGGCAGATCAGGATCGCCAAGCGCGCGGGGCTGCGGATCAGCGGGATCCCCGTGGACGGCGACGGCGTCAACGTGGAGGCCCTCGCCCGGTCCGGGGCGCGCGCCGTGCTGGTCACCCCGGTGTCGCAGGTGCCCACCGGGGCCGTGCTGTCACCGGAGCGCCGGGAGGCCCTGCTGAGCTGGGCCGCGGACGTGGACGGCTGGGTGATCGAGTACGACCGGGACGGGCACCTGTGGTTCGGCGCCGGCGGCGGCCCGCTCGCCCTGCAGCGGCGCCGCCCGGAGCGGGTGGTGTACATCGGGACCACCGGGGCGATGTTCGGCCCGTGCGTCCCGCTCGGCTGGGTGGCGGCGCCGGACACGGTCGCGGACCGGCTCCGCCGGATCCCGTTGGGCGTCCCGGATCCGCTCACCCAGCTGACGTTCGCGCACTTCATCGCGTCCGGCATGCTGGACCAGCACATCCGGGACGTCCGGACCCTCCTGCGGGCGCGGCGCGCGGCGCTTCGGGACGCCGTCGAGGAGCGCCTGCCGGGCGCGCGGATGACCGGTGAGCCGACGGGCATCCACGCCTACGTCCAGTTGCCCGAGGGCGTCGACGACGCCCGGCTCGCCGCCCTGGCGCGGGCGAGGTCGGTGATCGTGCACCCCGGCAGGCACTTCCACTTCGGTCACCGGCCGCCGTCGTCCGGGGTGGCGATCGGCTACGGCGCGGTGCGCCGCAGCCTGATCCCGGACGCGGTCGGCGTGCTCGCCCGGTCCCTGGGCGAGGTCACCGGGCGACCGGGGTCCTGA
- the trpD gene encoding anthranilate phosphoribosyltransferase — MTGQSTASDTVRKRWADILSALTDRRNLDGADAEWAMGETLRGSVDDARLAGLLVGLRSKGETVAELDGLVRAMDEHAVSVRADGPLLDIVGTGGDTARTVNISTVSAIVAAAAGARVVKHGNRSASSASSASSACGPADLLEELGVVIDLPPATVPQVLAEAGIAFCFAPLFHPAMRHASAVRRRLGVPTAFNVLGPLTNPAAPAASAVGVADARTAPVVAGVLARRNRSALVFRGDDGLDGLTVTTTSQVWVVRAATVRQEVFDPRDLGIPPATPDALRGGSPADNAEIARSMLAGGRGPVRDAVLLSAAAGLTAATPGTAPLTEQLGAAMARAADAVDSGDAAELLDRWVKVTARLGEDAALAAG; from the coding sequence ATGACCGGCCAGAGCACCGCATCCGACACCGTTCGGAAACGATGGGCGGATATTCTTTCGGCCCTCACGGACCGCCGGAACCTCGACGGGGCCGACGCGGAGTGGGCCATGGGCGAGACCCTGCGCGGCTCCGTCGACGACGCCAGGCTCGCCGGCCTGCTCGTGGGCCTGCGGTCGAAGGGGGAAACCGTCGCGGAACTCGACGGCCTGGTCCGCGCCATGGACGAGCACGCGGTCAGCGTGCGGGCGGACGGGCCGCTGCTGGACATCGTGGGTACCGGCGGGGACACGGCCCGCACCGTGAACATCTCCACCGTCTCGGCGATCGTGGCGGCGGCGGCGGGCGCGCGCGTCGTCAAGCACGGCAACCGCTCGGCCTCCTCGGCCTCCTCGGCCTCCTCGGCCTGCGGTCCGGCGGACCTGCTCGAGGAACTGGGCGTGGTCATCGACCTGCCCCCGGCGACGGTGCCGCAGGTGCTGGCCGAAGCGGGCATCGCCTTCTGCTTCGCCCCGCTGTTCCATCCCGCGATGCGCCACGCCTCCGCGGTGCGCCGCCGGCTCGGCGTGCCGACGGCCTTCAACGTGCTCGGCCCGCTGACCAACCCGGCGGCGCCCGCCGCCTCCGCCGTCGGCGTCGCCGACGCCCGGACGGCCCCGGTCGTCGCCGGAGTGCTGGCCCGCCGGAACCGCTCGGCGCTCGTCTTCCGCGGCGACGACGGGCTCGACGGACTGACGGTCACCACGACGTCCCAGGTGTGGGTGGTGCGGGCCGCGACGGTGCGCCAGGAGGTCTTCGACCCCCGGGACCTCGGCATCCCGCCGGCGACGCCGGACGCCCTCCGCGGCGGCAGCCCGGCGGACAACGCGGAGATCGCCCGGAGCATGCTGGCCGGCGGCCGCGGCCCGGTCCGGGACGCCGTCCTGCTGTCCGCCGCGGCGGGGCTCACCGCCGCGACCCCCGGCACCGCACCGCTCACGGAGCAACTGGGGGCCGCCATGGCGCGGGCCGCCGACGCCGTCGACAGCGGTGACGCCGCGGAACTCCTCGACCGGTGGGTCAAGGTGACGGCCCGACTGGGCGAGGACGCGGCACTGGCGGCCGGATGA
- a CDS encoding CynX/NimT family MFS transporter: MDTKSTRRSGQALLVWGLLVAAANLRASLTGVGPLLDRLKDDLGLSSGTLGLLNTLPLLAFAALSPMVPRLAVRWGSERLLGGALVVLTLGIAVRWLPSVVGLFAGTVLIGAGIAAGNVLLPSLIKRDFPTKVGMLTSAYATVMGGVAAIASGVAVPISDSAPGGWSTALGCWVVLAVVAVLLWIPQMRTAPAAPPSAARGQHRLPWGSGLAWAVTAFMGLQSFGFYVIVTWMPQVFQDSGVSAAEAGWLLFLFQVVAVGTSLAVPGALRWARDQRALATVCSAVLFLGYLGLVVAPDLALLWCVVLGLGGGACLVLALAFLGMRAQDAAGAGALSAMAQSVGYLLAAVGPVLFGLLHTDGAGWRGPLALMCVVAAAQIAVSLVAGRGTVRRAGAGEPGVAPSAPERAASPGH, translated from the coding sequence ATGGACACGAAATCGACACGGCGTTCCGGACAGGCGCTGTTGGTGTGGGGGCTGCTCGTCGCGGCGGCCAATCTCCGGGCGAGCCTGACCGGCGTCGGGCCGTTGCTGGACCGCCTGAAGGACGACCTGGGGTTGAGCTCGGGTACCCTCGGCCTGCTGAACACCCTGCCGCTGCTGGCGTTCGCGGCGCTCTCCCCGATGGTGCCCCGGCTCGCCGTGCGGTGGGGGAGCGAGCGTCTGCTGGGGGGCGCGCTCGTCGTGCTCACGCTGGGCATCGCGGTCCGGTGGCTGCCTTCGGTGGTCGGCCTGTTCGCGGGGACCGTGCTGATCGGGGCGGGCATCGCCGCCGGCAACGTCCTGCTGCCGAGCCTCATCAAGCGCGACTTCCCCACCAAGGTCGGGATGTTGACCAGTGCCTACGCGACGGTGATGGGCGGTGTCGCCGCGATCGCGTCCGGGGTGGCGGTGCCGATCAGCGACTCCGCTCCGGGCGGCTGGTCCACGGCCCTGGGCTGCTGGGTCGTGCTCGCGGTGGTGGCCGTGCTGCTCTGGATCCCCCAGATGCGCACCGCGCCGGCCGCCCCGCCGTCGGCGGCGCGCGGTCAGCACCGGCTGCCCTGGGGATCGGGCCTCGCGTGGGCGGTCACCGCGTTCATGGGTCTGCAGTCCTTCGGCTTCTACGTGATCGTCACCTGGATGCCCCAGGTCTTCCAGGACAGCGGTGTCAGCGCGGCCGAGGCCGGCTGGCTGCTGTTCCTGTTCCAGGTGGTCGCGGTCGGGACCAGCCTGGCGGTGCCGGGCGCGCTGCGCTGGGCGCGTGACCAGCGGGCGCTGGCGACGGTCTGTTCGGCCGTGCTGTTCCTCGGCTACCTCGGGCTCGTGGTGGCCCCGGACCTGGCCCTGCTGTGGTGCGTCGTGCTGGGCCTGGGCGGCGGGGCCTGCCTGGTGCTCGCGCTCGCGTTCCTCGGCATGCGCGCCCAGGACGCGGCCGGGGCGGGCGCCCTGTCGGCGATGGCGCAGTCGGTCGGGTACCTCCTCGCGGCCGTCGGCCCCGTGCTCTTCGGGCTGCTGCACACCGACGGCGCCGGCTGGCGGGGACCGCTGGCACTGATGTGCGTGGTCGCGGCCGCCCAGATCGCGGTCTCGCTGGTGGCCGGTCGGGGCACCGTGCGACGGGCCGGGGCCGGAGAGCCCGGCGTGGCACCTTCGGCGCCGGAGCGCGCCGCGTCGCCCGGGCACTGA
- a CDS encoding MmyB family transcriptional regulator: METPLGKFIRAKRDAIQPELLGLQRYDRRRAPGLRRMDLATRAGISVEYLARIEQGRDRNPSRAVIDALADALCLNPSERNHMRYLAKIASDQCLVDIRPVAPPRRVRPSVLRTLQLLEPGVAIVTNRLGDILAHTTGYQAITSGTGLLDHERPNLNRYLFTDIRARAFFADWSDIADEQTFELWQAPSLENLEWLTSELIPLAGVEFTNRLCRHEVPRPRVLRLNHPSGFELRLLRETLELPMDDQQLVAFLPACDRSARAVEQLQRMPHGRLRSIS, translated from the coding sequence GTGGAGACACCGTTAGGGAAATTCATCCGCGCGAAGCGTGACGCCATCCAGCCGGAGCTCCTCGGCCTGCAGAGGTACGACCGCCGCCGTGCCCCCGGGCTGCGCCGCATGGACCTCGCCACCCGTGCCGGTATCAGCGTCGAGTACCTGGCCCGCATCGAGCAAGGGCGCGACCGCAACCCGTCGCGCGCGGTCATCGACGCGCTCGCCGACGCGCTCTGCCTCAACCCCTCCGAGCGCAACCACATGCGCTACCTCGCGAAGATCGCCAGTGACCAGTGCCTGGTCGACATCAGGCCGGTGGCGCCACCCCGGCGGGTGCGGCCGTCGGTCCTCCGGACGCTTCAGCTGCTGGAACCCGGCGTCGCCATCGTGACCAACCGGCTCGGCGACATCCTCGCCCACACCACGGGCTACCAGGCGATCACCAGTGGCACCGGACTCCTCGACCACGAGCGGCCGAACCTCAACCGCTACCTGTTCACCGACATCCGCGCCCGGGCGTTCTTCGCCGACTGGAGCGACATCGCCGACGAGCAGACCTTCGAGCTGTGGCAGGCGCCGTCCCTGGAGAACCTCGAGTGGCTCACCTCCGAGCTCATCCCCCTCGCCGGAGTCGAGTTCACCAACCGCCTCTGCCGCCACGAGGTGCCGCGCCCCCGGGTCCTCCGGCTGAACCACCCGAGCGGATTCGAGCTGCGACTGCTCCGTGAGACGCTCGAACTGCCCATGGACGACCAGCAGTTGGTGGCCTTCCTGCCCGCGTGCGACCGGTCGGCCCGGGCCGTCGAACAACTCCAGCGGATGCCGCACGGCCGACTGCGGTCCATCTCGTGA
- a CDS encoding exodeoxyribonuclease III: MQSIVTTANVNGIRAAAKKGFLEWIDATESEVVCLQEVRAETDQFADVLARLDGWHAVWAPAAAKGRAGVAVLSRRAPEATRIGFGSAEFDVSGRYAELDLPGLTVASLYLPSGEVGTDRQDEKERFMAEFLVHLGELRARAAADGREVLVCGDWNIAHREADLRNWKANQKKAGFLPEERAWLSRVLDEHGYVDVLRQHHADVAEGPYSWWSYRGRAFDNDAGWRIDYQMATPGLAARCTAARVERAATHAERWSDHAPVTAVFDLGLGLD; encoded by the coding sequence GTGCAAAGCATCGTCACGACAGCCAATGTCAACGGGATCCGGGCGGCCGCCAAGAAGGGCTTCCTGGAGTGGATCGACGCCACCGAGTCCGAGGTGGTCTGCCTGCAGGAGGTGCGCGCCGAGACCGACCAGTTCGCCGACGTGCTCGCCCGGCTCGACGGGTGGCACGCGGTCTGGGCCCCCGCCGCGGCCAAGGGCCGGGCCGGGGTCGCGGTGCTGTCCCGCCGCGCCCCGGAGGCCACCCGGATCGGCTTCGGCTCCGCCGAGTTCGACGTCAGCGGCCGGTACGCGGAGCTCGACCTGCCCGGCCTGACGGTCGCCTCGCTGTACCTGCCGTCCGGCGAGGTCGGCACCGACCGGCAGGACGAGAAGGAGCGGTTCATGGCCGAGTTCCTCGTCCACCTCGGCGAGCTGCGCGCCCGCGCCGCCGCCGACGGGCGCGAGGTGCTGGTCTGCGGCGACTGGAACATCGCGCACCGCGAGGCCGACCTGCGGAACTGGAAGGCCAACCAGAAGAAGGCCGGCTTCCTGCCCGAGGAGCGCGCCTGGCTCTCCCGCGTCCTCGACGAGCACGGCTACGTCGACGTGCTGCGGCAGCACCACGCCGACGTGGCCGAGGGCCCCTACTCCTGGTGGTCCTACCGCGGCCGGGCCTTCGACAACGACGCCGGCTGGCGGATCGACTACCAGATGGCCACCCCCGGCCTGGCCGCCCGCTGCACCGCCGCCCGGGTCGAGCGCGCCGCGACGCACGCCGAGCGCTGGTCGGACCACGCGCCGGTCACCGCCGTCTTCGACCTCGGCCTCGGCCTCGACTGA
- a CDS encoding GntR family transcriptional regulator, with amino-acid sequence MGQGTLAAVAEPKYWHLRTVLLRTMDTEFSTGQVLPNERELSARFGVARATLRQALDQLELEGRLVRRRGIGTLVAAPRVGIPVGDREYGRTGTARGGQDWTVVDCTTGPATAALARTLNLAEGDQVHTVRRVRTVQGVTVAAESLHVPSAALPHLALVVDGNDRARGVLRQLDRIGVDGESRSVELGVAETAEAALLERPPGTPVLVVTTQYAAAGRLAAVAVSTYRADTCKLTFGESGVAVQVAAAV; translated from the coding sequence GTGGGGCAAGGAACGCTCGCGGCGGTGGCGGAGCCGAAGTACTGGCACCTGCGCACGGTGCTGCTGCGCACCATGGACACCGAGTTCTCCACCGGGCAGGTGCTGCCCAACGAGCGTGAGCTCTCGGCCCGCTTCGGCGTCGCCAGGGCCACCCTCCGGCAGGCCCTGGACCAGCTGGAGCTGGAGGGCCGGCTGGTCCGCCGCCGCGGCATCGGCACCCTGGTCGCCGCCCCGCGGGTGGGCATCCCGGTCGGCGACCGCGAGTACGGCCGCACCGGCACCGCCCGCGGCGGCCAGGACTGGACGGTGGTGGACTGCACCACCGGCCCCGCCACCGCCGCGCTGGCCCGCACCCTGAACCTCGCCGAGGGCGACCAGGTGCACACCGTCCGCCGGGTCCGCACCGTCCAGGGCGTCACGGTCGCCGCCGAGTCGCTGCACGTCCCGTCCGCCGCGCTGCCGCACCTCGCGCTGGTCGTCGACGGCAACGACCGGGCCCGCGGCGTGCTGCGCCAGCTGGACCGGATCGGCGTCGACGGCGAGTCCCGCTCGGTCGAGCTGGGCGTCGCCGAGACCGCCGAGGCCGCACTGCTGGAGCGCCCCCCGGGCACCCCGGTGCTGGTCGTCACCACCCAGTACGCCGCCGCGGGCCGGCTGGCCGCCGTCGCCGTCTCCACCTACCGCGCCGACACCTGCAAGCTGACCTTCGGCGAGTCCGGCGTGGCCGTCCAGGTCGCCGCCGCGGTCTGA